One genomic region from Drosophila subpulchrella strain 33 F10 #4 breed RU33 chromosome 2R, RU_Dsub_v1.1 Primary Assembly, whole genome shotgun sequence encodes:
- the LOC119549324 gene encoding ubiquitin-conjugating enzyme E2 W isoform X2, whose translation MSSMSPSERRLHKELMSLIKEPPPGVTVDTESVQQNLSEWKINIKGFEGTLYEGEDFQLLFKFNNKYPFDSPEVTFIGSNIPVHPHVYSNGHICLSILTEDWSPALSVQSVCLSIASMLSSCREKKRPPDNTLYVKTCNKNPKKTKWWYHDDSV comes from the exons CGCCGCCTGCACAAAGAGCTTATGTCCCTGATCAAGGAGCCCCCGCCAGGCGTTACCGTTGACACCGAAAGCGTACAGCAAAATTTATCCGA ATGGAAAATAAACATTAAAGGTTTCGAGGGCACACTTTACGAGGGCGAGGACTTCCAGCTGCTGttcaaatttaataataaatatccCTTCGATTCGCCAGAG GTGACCTTCATCGGCAGCAATATACCCGTGCATCCACATGTCTACAGCAATGGACACATCTGCCTATCCATTCTGACCGAGGACTGGTCGCCGGCACTGTCCGTGCAATCCGTGTGCCTTAGCATAGCCTCCATGTTGAGCAGCTGCCGAGAGAAGAAGCGTCCGCCGGATAATACGCTCTACGTAAAGACCTGCAATAAGAATCCCAAAAAGACTAAATGGTGGTACCACG ACGATTCTGTTTAG
- the LOC119551889 gene encoding CDK-activating kinase assembly factor MAT1 — MDDQACPRCKTTKYRNPSLKLMVNVCGHTLCESCVDLLFLKGSGACPECMVPLRRNNFRVQLFEDPMVEKEVDIRRRILRDYNKREEDFGSLAEYNDYLEEIEDIVYNLCNNIEIIETNKRIEAYKRDNREVIQRNKTRVGRDEYALEEMLELEKVQEEARRKELDELETEHKKKKARDKQALIEELMYSGKDAAQIVTEFAEKAEKQREEEKQLPPPKPANEFSTGIKFGQTADPSLLPVPKSEEGPLFVYEPLVALSEGPVMPPTSEIVARGYIAHIRAETPQENAGGFTSTLACERALQEALQELYYTATMGVVAGT, encoded by the coding sequence ATGGACGACCAGGCGTGCCCGCGGTGCAAGACCACCAAATACCGGAATCCGTCGCTCAAGCTGATGGTTAACGTTTGCGGCCACACTTTGTGCGAATCCTGCGTGGACCTGCTGTTCCTAAAAGGATCTGGCGCCTGTCCCGAGTGCATGGTGCCCCTGCGCCGCAACAACTTCCGTGTCCAGCTCTTCGAGGATCCCATGGTGGAGAAGGAGGTGGACATTCGACGGCGAATTCTGCGCGACTACAACAAACGCGAGGAGGACTTCGGCTCGCTGGCCGAGTACAATGACTATCTGGAGGAGATCGAAGACATTGTGTACAACCTGTGCAACAACATCGAGATCATCGAGACGAACAAGCGGATCGAGGCGTACAAGCGGGACAATCGAGAGGTCATCCAGCGTAATAAGACGCGCGTGGGACGCGATGAGTACGCCCTTGAGGAGATGCTGGAGCTGGAGAAAGTCCAAGAGGAGGCACGCAGGAAGGAGCTTGACGAGCTGGAGACGGAGCACAAGAAGAAGAAGGCTCGCGACAAGCAGGCGCTGATCGAGGAGCTGATGTACAGCGGCAAGGATGCCGCCCAGATTGTCACCGAGTTTGCCGAGAAGGCAGAGAAGCAGCGCGAGGAGGAGAAGCAACTGCCTCCGCCGAAGCCCGCCAACGAGTTCTCCACGGGCATCAAGTTCGGCCAGACGGCCGATCCCAGCCTGCTGCCCGTCCCCAAGTCGGAGGAGGGTCCGCTGTTCGTCTACGAGCCACTGGTTGCTTTGAGCGAGGGTCCCGTCATGCCGCCCACCAGCGAGATCGTGGCCAGAGGCTATATTGCCCACATACGCGCGGAAACCCCGCAGGAAAACGCCGGCGGATTCACATCGACGCTGGCCTGCGAAAGGGCACTCCAGGAGGCGCTTCAGGAACTCTACTACACAGCCACGATGGGCGTGGTTGCCGGCACCTAG
- the LOC119549308 gene encoding uncharacterized protein LOC119549308 translates to MRPPMAMPSMPASTGLQPIEVHPVQQVHAHATPSDPQDIHQDRSPHSHHAKLPPLELLVENKISYSSYQQHARDLKNQNHNHNHNQSHIHNQSHNQNRSKRSSLSSPSSSEDCVSAARASIFDDAAENFVINFPSESASSQHLLPLSETVPLLTHIEATVVDKQRSIRLNKNSASLIFTKKELTQGNQHHQHHHHHHQHNPHQQQPRRQHHSSLYGVGRKPTKHLPPTRGQHQRRSLPLSYNNNLVTTAPSAGGGGGGGGAGAGVAGGAAKLVPLKQQHQHQHHGTGHTATPTANVVVPGGAGAAAPSARKQLSYSWYAPVYSALEEELEQDSRDSSPIHNLANTKQHQRSASQKASTVLHATPRHDHAHDSADAETVALLDTQARSKIIISSANGDGGGAGAGGGGGGGSGNGGALVANGGGGGGDLESSLGLSGGGQLPRRRRFENFLKSLVGLKASSSRGGGGVSGGGGGGGGGGGAVPERERPASPEIRITRTPSEQDVVLRNPSGRQLANGQGRGSLSISGSSSSLNVVQQKIWHIMRREGSASSLRQEKSQSIVQYTGLRKCETVLALTRQSQSHNHVHGLSQSRSQGHSLAVHGSGIFSSGGVEQIRPLNRLRNSMNSMNGVGTCSRCSSLLSLAASGSRYSLSNGFVPRPDSAFNPQEAGAGGEEEQRRAQEPHINVNAQIRLSGGATANSTSPSPPSNVTTATLHSSCGNNLNQEELLSTATPATTPTEAPGAGELGPFGTNHAYPLTVSSLLSMASANQAAQACCVRDGIALKRREMLASADVTPSLGTPATPSTTPFQPFTCKLCLIDVEDVGEAMALLQCGCQFCIECMRAYVEFEISEGAYEISCPDAKCPAQGAISLPEIASLTTTNLLKKHHRYRLNREIELDKTRTWCPRAGCETICTVGGPAQPGQSSAICQMDESPSTSQSYSPQQEAAGSGSTGGATGNGAAVLSVSVHCPSCKDEFCGLCKKAYHPNISCEEFGRRLIADGQDDIGIPFDNELIKCCPMCAVPIEKDEGCAQMMCKRCKHVFCWYCLASLDDDFLLRHYDKGPCKNKLGHSRASVVWHRAQVIGIFAGFGILLLVASPLLLLAAPCIICCKCRGCSGSKIDEVEAELEEEVTALQG, encoded by the exons ATGCGGCCACCAATGGCAATGCCATCGATGCCAGCGTCGACGGGATTGCAGCCGATTGAAGTGCATCCGGTGCAGCAGGTGCACGCGCATGCCACGCCCTCTGATCCGCAGGATATTCACCAGGACCGGAGTCCACACAGCCATCACGCCAAACTGCCACCGCTGGAACTGCTGGTGGAGAACAAGATCAGCTACAGCAGCTACCAGCAGCACGCAAGGGATCTCAAGAATCAGAACCACAACCACAACCACAACCAGAGCCACATCCATAACCAGAGCCACAATCAAAACCGTTCCAAGAGGAGCTCCCTGAGCAGTCCCTCGTCCAGTGAGGATTGCGTGAGTGCTGCCAGGGCTAGTATCTTTGATGACGCCGCCGAGAACTTTGTGATCAACTTCCCCTCGGAATCGGCATCCTCGCAGCATTTGCTGCCTCTGTCAGAGACGGTTCCATTGCTCACCCACATCGAGGCCACGGTGGTGGACAAACAGCGTTCCATAAGGCTGAATAAGAATAGTGCCTCGCTGATATTTACCAAGAAGGAACTGACCCAGGGAAACCAACATCatcaacatcatcatcatcatcaccagCACAATCCTCACCAGCAGCAGCCAAGGCGGCAGCACCACAGCAGTTTGTACGGCGTTGGCAGAAAGCCCACCAAGCACCTGCCACCCACCAGAGGTCAGCACCAGAGACGCAGTCTGCCACTGAGCTATAACAACAATCTGGTGACCACAGCTCCATCAGCAGGAGGCGGAGGTGGAGgcggaggagcaggagcaggagttGCCGGTGGAGCAGCCAAGCTTGTGCCGCTcaagcagcagcatcagcatcaGCACCACGGAACAGGCCACACGGCAACACCCACGGCGAACGTCGTTGTTCCTGGTGGAGCGGGAGCTGCGGCTCCGTCCGCCCGCAAGCAGCTCTCCTACTCCTGGTACGCGCCCGTCTACAGTGCTCTCGAGGAGGAGCTGGAGCAGGACTCGCGG GACTCCTCGCCAATCCACAATCTGGCCAACACAAAGCAGCACCAGCGCTCCGCCAGCCAAAAGGCCTCCACCGTCCTGCATGCCACGCCCCGCCACGACCACGCCCACGATTCCGCCGACGCCGAGACGGTTGCGCTCCTGGACACGCAGGCGCGCAGCAAGATCATCATTTCCTCGGCGAATGGCGATGGTGGCGGAGCAGGGGCAGGAGGTGGCGGCGGAGGAGGATCTGGAAACGGAGGAGCGCTGGTTGCCAatggaggaggaggtggtggaGATCTGGAGAGCTCACTGGGACTGTCCGGCGGTGGGCAGTTGCCACGACGGCGTCGCTTCGAGAACTTTCTCAAATCGCTGGTGGGACTCAAGGCGAGCAGCAGTCGTGGAGGAGGAGGTGTCTCTGGAGGTGGAGGCGGTGGCGGtggcggaggaggagcagTTCCAGAACGAGAACGTCCTGCCTCGCCGGAAATTCGCATCACCCGCACTCCCTCCGAGCAGGATGTGGTGCTCCGGAACCCATCTGGCCGTCAGCTAGCCAACGGCCAGGGGCGTGGCAGCCTGAGCATCAGCGGTTCGAGCAGCTCCTTGAATGTGGTCCAGCAGAAGATCTGGCACATCATGCGACGCGAGGGCAGCGCCAGCAGTCTGCGCCAGGAGAAGTCACAGTCGATTGTCCAGTACACGGGATTGCGAAAGTGCGAAACGGTCCTGGCCCTCACCCGGCAATCCCAATCGCATAATCATGTGCATGGCCTGAGCCAGAGTCGGAGTCAAGGACACTCCTTGGCTGTCCATGGCAGCGGGATCTTCAGCTCTGGAGGAGTGGAGCAAATTCGTCCTCTAAATCGACTGCGGAATAGTATGAACAGTATGAATGGTGTGGGCACTTGCTCACGCTGCTCCAGCCTGTTATCCCTGGCTGCCTCCGGATCACGTTACTCCCTGTCCAATGGCTTTGTACCACGGCCGGATTCGGCTTTCAATCCGCAAGAAGCTGGAGCTGGAGGAGAGGAGGAGCAGCGCCGCGCCCAGGAGCCGCACATCAATGTAAATGCCCAGATCCGACTTAGCGGTGGAGCAACTGCCAACTCGACCAGTCCCAGTCCGCCGTCCAATGTGACCACGGCCACGTTGCACTCCAGCTGCGGAAATAATCTGAATCAGGAGGAGCTGCTGTCCACTGCGACGCCCGCGACCACGCCCACTGAGGCACCCGGTGCCGGGGAATTGGGACCATTTGGCACCAATCATGCCTATCCGCTGACCGTGAGCTCTCTGCTCTCCATGGCCAGTGCGAATCAGGCGGCACAGGCCTGCTGCGTTCGAGATGGGATTGCACTGAAGCGACGCGAGATGCTGGCCTCCGCCGATGTCACGCCCTCGCTGGGCACTCCGGCCACGCCCTCGACCACGCCCTTCCAGCCCTTCACCTGCAAGCTGTGCCTCATCGACGTGGAGGACGTGGGCGAGGCCATGGCGCTCCTGCAGTGCGGCTGCCAGTTTTGCATCGAG TGCATGCGAGCCTACGTGGAGTTTGAGATCTCCGAGGGCGCCTACGAGATCTCCTGTCCGGACGCCAAGTGTCCGGCCCAGGGCGCCATTTCCCTGCCCGAGATTGCGAGCCTAACCACAACGAATCTGCTGAAGAAGCACCATCGCTATCGCCTGAATCGAG AAATCGAATTGGACAAGACGCGCACCTGGTGTCCACGGGCTGGCTGCGAGACCATCTGCACGGTGGGCGGACCGGCGCAGCCTGGCCAGTCCAGCGCCATTTGCCAAATGGACGAGTCGCCGTCGACGTCACAGAGCTACAGTCCGCAGCAGGAGGCAGCCGGAAGCGGAAGCACAGGTGGCGCGACCGGAAACGGGGCAGCCGTGCTCTCGGTGTCCGTGCATTGTCCCTCCTGCAAGGACGAATTCTGCGGCCTCTGCAAAAAAGCG TACCATCCGAACATAAGCTGCGAGGAGTTTGGTCGCCGCCTGATTGCCGATGGCCAGGACGACATTGGCATACCCTTCGACAACGAGCTGATCAAGTGCTGCCCCATGTGCGCGGTGCCCATCGAGAAGGACGAGGGCTGCGCCCAGATGATGTGCAAGCGCTGCAAGCACGTCTTCTGCTGGTATTGCCTGGCCAGTTTGGAT GACGACTTCCTGCTGCGCCACTACGACAAGGGACCGTGCAAGAACAAGCTGGGTCACTCCAGGGCCTCCGTGGTCTGGCATCGTGCCCAGGTGATCGGGATCTTCGCCGGCTTCGGCATACTGCTGCTGGTGGCCTCGCCACTGCTGCTCCTGGCCGCGCCCTGCATCATCTGCTGCAAGTGCCGTGGGTGCAGCGGTTCCAAAATCGACGAGGTGGAGGCCGAGCTGGAGGAGGAGGTCACCGCCTTGCAGGGCTAG
- the LOC119549324 gene encoding ubiquitin-conjugating enzyme E2 W isoform X1, translating into MLKLFKKPKDKIPKSEIITEPKEPKTPPVSKCGKPLQLDNSRWERRLHKELMSLIKEPPPGVTVDTESVQQNLSEWKINIKGFEGTLYEGEDFQLLFKFNNKYPFDSPEVTFIGSNIPVHPHVYSNGHICLSILTEDWSPALSVQSVCLSIASMLSSCREKKRPPDNTLYVKTCNKNPKKTKWWYHDDSV; encoded by the exons ATGCTGAAGTTATTCAAAAAACCCAAAGACAAAATACCCAAATCGGAGATCATAACCGAACCCAAGGAACCCAAAACACCGCCGGTCTCGAAGTGCGGCAAACCACTGCAGTTGGACAATTCGCGATGGGAG CGCCGCCTGCACAAAGAGCTTATGTCCCTGATCAAGGAGCCCCCGCCAGGCGTTACCGTTGACACCGAAAGCGTACAGCAAAATTTATCCGA ATGGAAAATAAACATTAAAGGTTTCGAGGGCACACTTTACGAGGGCGAGGACTTCCAGCTGCTGttcaaatttaataataaatatccCTTCGATTCGCCAGAG GTGACCTTCATCGGCAGCAATATACCCGTGCATCCACATGTCTACAGCAATGGACACATCTGCCTATCCATTCTGACCGAGGACTGGTCGCCGGCACTGTCCGTGCAATCCGTGTGCCTTAGCATAGCCTCCATGTTGAGCAGCTGCCGAGAGAAGAAGCGTCCGCCGGATAATACGCTCTACGTAAAGACCTGCAATAAGAATCCCAAAAAGACTAAATGGTGGTACCACG ACGATTCTGTTTAG
- the LOC119549715 gene encoding probable G-protein coupled receptor Mth-like 7, which produces MERQNGSYQYEGIVIPDNLIGEYGFKMVPFEQRLTVKTHLRGCVCELRTCIRICCPRKNMLPNGGCSDGLNDQLLQVNPHLYVNNEDDTLSDLYLNNQTLLRTQLWGEDRMVYLLGDQYTLYKNGTLILNYQNMELKKEEYCLHPNQFKSRYSAGLWFVLHETTVIPLPGVLGIYISVKKLRNVLGKCLICSMLSLFMTDLSFLIDEYRFLSNVCLLAGYCSYFFDFAFILWNSVISYHLWKTLTSVNRDEPRQRFLAYSAFVWVTAAIPTGAIFMINQIWVNDLNNWNWMPLVGFSRCAVDIFKKSAWIYYHGPLLILNIFIFIMFILTARNILKVKRKLKKIAHRRDGTTTCFNFNSEK; this is translated from the exons ATGGAAAGGCAGAATGGTTCCTACCAGTACGAAGGAATCGTTATCCCTGATAACCTTATAGGGGAATATGGCTTTAAGATGGTGCCTTTTGAGCAAAGACTTACAGTAAAGACACACTTGAGGGGATGTGTCTGCGAGCTGAGGACCTGCATCCGGATTTGCTGTCCTCGCAAGAATATGTTGCCCAATGGCGGATGTAGCGATGGTTTAAATGATCAGCTTCTCCAGGTAAACCCCCACCTGTATGTGAACAACGAGGATGATACTCTAAGTGACCTATACTTGAACAACCAAACCCTGCTGAGGACACAGCTCTGGGGGGAAGATAGGATGGTCTACCTGTTGGGAGATCAGTACACGTTGTACAAG AACGGAACCTTAATTCTCAACTACCAAAATATGGAATTGAAGAAAGAGGAGTACTGCCTTCATCCCAATCAGTTTAAATCACGCTATTCAGCAGGCTTATGGTTTGTGTTACACGAGACAACCGTGATACCGTTACCAGGAGTCCTTGGGA TTTATATTTCCGTGAAGAAGCTACGGAATGTCCTCGGAAAGTGCCTTATCTGTAGCATGCTTAGCTTATTCATGACGGATTTGTCCTTTTTAATAGATGAATATAGATTTCTGAGCAACGTTTGTCTTCTGGCAG GTTACTGCTCATACTTCTTTGACTTCGCCTTTATACTCTGGAACTCTGTAATCAGCTATCATTTATGGAAAACCTTAACGTCGGTCAACCGCGATGAACCTCGTCAGCGGTTCCTGGCCTACAGTGCTTTCGTGTGGGTCACAGCTGCTATCCCAACTGGAGCCATCTTTATGATCAACCAAATTTGGGTAAACGATCTTAATAACTGGAACTGGATGCCCTTAGTTGGGTTTAGTAGATGCGCGGTGGACA TTTTCAAAAAGTCTGCCTGGATCTATTATCATGGGCCCTTATTAATCTTAAATATCTTCATATTTATCATGTTTATCCTGACGGCCAGAAACATACTGAAAGTGAAGAGAAAACTGAAGAAGATTGCTCATCGGCGGGATGGGACCACAACCTGCTTTAATTTCAATAGCGAAAAGTAA